In Streptomyces capitiformicae, one genomic interval encodes:
- a CDS encoding SdrD B-like domain-containing protein, whose protein sequence is MSLTPAVFAVLAVLAICTAMGLGLTGEAVPVAGHPADRDGAPGDGTVTVRVVNEVDADGAYDHPLETGRAGVRVTLTDDHGTAVRETTGTDGIALFRPAASSLKGGKYRVQVSNPDPANLQPAVAGLGDDPRVIRSHVGFVDVSGNRDTTYTTGFWEPEVYCQENPDLVTCSLAKGDVTTEQGLTRFTGDIGNGYPGPAPTRLTDSGEQQAVFGIGTDRTGNTYMGTLVKRHAAYGPAGPTNTVYRHHSASGVTEFVTLPGTLTEHDASDRWRHDDGIYSRVGREGLGDVDVSGDGRTLYAVNLNDSKLYRVPILGTGDGVRAGTLSSYTVPVPARCEGEWHPYGIGVRGKRVLVGGVCGAENTVDEKYLAHGDPSQLSAHVYEFDSGTFDEIFRHRLDYRRGCAYQSDNGPLCEYGSETVGGTLSAMWEAWNERVPTPDPRLRFASAPQPILSDLEIADNGDLILGYRDRFGDMQGNRTYAHNSGNSLLSAVAAGDILRACERRTGEHVQYVLEDNAGCGSLDGALPDNRRGPGGGEFSNDLTHDGYARHDQVTEGGTVLQPHRARLWSTVYDTFNGKPFDQGVRRWESESGTVRGNIRLQSTSYPSANLFGKGNGLADLEMVCDQAPVQIGNRVWFDTNGNGVQDPSEPPIPRVKVTLHPTSYGPDLVTHTNHDGEYYFSSVGGLRPNTTYEATFDFSSLDPKSLPGRPSLSSLKWTVKDAGSDRAIDSDVDVYGRTTVHVGDPGHVDHTVDAGLFKSLRLTLLKHDKKTDRPLPGAVFELWQDTNGAPGPQRYGRKQDRFVNDCATSSTGRCSLGSLPAGTYYLAETDAPDGYLQPNRPVTGPYVLTPKNAAHGDGLRVKLVNVRGEP, encoded by the coding sequence GTGAGCCTGACCCCGGCCGTCTTTGCCGTACTGGCCGTTCTGGCCATCTGCACGGCGATGGGGCTCGGGCTCACGGGCGAGGCGGTACCGGTCGCCGGGCACCCGGCCGACAGGGACGGGGCACCCGGCGACGGCACCGTGACCGTACGGGTCGTCAACGAGGTCGACGCCGACGGGGCGTACGACCACCCGCTGGAGACGGGTCGGGCCGGGGTGCGGGTCACGCTGACCGACGACCACGGCACCGCGGTGCGCGAGACGACCGGCACCGACGGCATCGCCCTGTTCCGCCCCGCGGCGTCCTCGCTGAAGGGCGGCAAGTACCGCGTCCAGGTGTCCAACCCCGACCCCGCCAATCTCCAGCCGGCGGTCGCGGGACTCGGCGACGACCCCCGCGTCATCCGTAGCCACGTGGGTTTCGTGGACGTCTCCGGCAACCGGGACACCACGTACACGACCGGGTTCTGGGAGCCGGAGGTGTACTGCCAGGAGAACCCTGACCTGGTGACCTGCTCCCTCGCCAAGGGTGATGTGACCACGGAGCAGGGTCTGACCCGGTTCACGGGTGACATCGGCAACGGATACCCCGGCCCCGCCCCCACCCGGCTGACCGACAGCGGCGAGCAGCAGGCGGTGTTCGGCATCGGCACCGACCGCACCGGCAACACGTACATGGGCACGCTGGTCAAGCGGCACGCGGCGTACGGTCCAGCGGGCCCGACCAACACCGTCTACCGCCACCACAGCGCCTCCGGCGTGACCGAGTTCGTCACGCTGCCGGGCACGCTGACGGAGCACGACGCCTCCGACCGCTGGCGGCACGACGACGGGATCTACAGCAGGGTCGGCCGGGAGGGCCTCGGCGACGTCGACGTCTCCGGCGACGGCAGGACCCTCTACGCGGTCAACCTCAACGACTCGAAGCTGTACCGGGTGCCGATCCTCGGCACCGGCGACGGGGTTCGGGCCGGCACCCTGTCGTCGTACACCGTGCCGGTTCCCGCGCGCTGCGAGGGCGAGTGGCACCCGTACGGCATCGGGGTGCGCGGCAAGCGGGTGCTCGTCGGCGGGGTGTGCGGCGCGGAGAACACCGTCGACGAGAAGTACCTGGCGCACGGCGATCCCAGCCAACTGAGCGCGCACGTCTACGAGTTCGACTCGGGGACGTTCGACGAGATCTTCCGGCACCGGCTGGACTACCGGCGGGGTTGCGCCTACCAGTCCGACAACGGACCGCTCTGCGAATACGGGTCGGAGACCGTCGGCGGCACTCTGAGCGCTATGTGGGAGGCGTGGAACGAGCGCGTCCCCACACCCGACCCACGGCTGCGGTTCGCCTCGGCGCCGCAGCCGATCCTGTCCGACCTGGAGATCGCCGACAACGGCGACCTGATCCTCGGGTACCGGGACCGCTTCGGTGACATGCAGGGCAACCGCACCTACGCGCACAACTCCGGGAACTCGCTGCTCTCGGCCGTGGCCGCCGGTGACATCCTGCGCGCCTGCGAGCGGCGCACGGGCGAACACGTCCAGTACGTCCTGGAGGACAACGCCGGCTGCGGTTCGCTGGACGGCGCCCTGCCGGACAACCGTCGAGGTCCCGGCGGAGGCGAGTTCTCCAACGACCTCACCCACGACGGCTACGCGCGGCACGACCAGGTCACCGAGGGCGGCACGGTCCTCCAGCCGCACCGCGCGAGGCTGTGGAGCACGGTCTACGACACGTTCAACGGCAAGCCCTTCGACCAGGGAGTGCGCCGCTGGGAATCCGAGTCCGGGACCGTCCGGGGCAACATCCGACTCCAGTCGACGTCGTACCCCTCCGCCAACCTCTTCGGCAAGGGCAACGGCCTCGCCGACCTCGAGATGGTCTGCGACCAGGCACCCGTACAGATCGGCAACCGCGTCTGGTTCGACACCAACGGCAACGGCGTCCAGGACCCGTCCGAGCCGCCGATCCCGCGGGTGAAGGTGACGCTCCACCCGACGTCGTACGGCCCGGACCTCGTCACGCACACGAACCACGACGGCGAGTACTACTTCAGCTCCGTGGGCGGTCTGAGGCCGAACACCACCTACGAGGCCACGTTCGACTTCAGCAGCCTCGACCCGAAGTCGCTGCCCGGCCGGCCGAGCCTCTCCTCGCTCAAGTGGACGGTGAAGGACGCCGGTTCCGACCGTGCGATCGACTCCGACGTCGACGTGTACGGCAGGACCACGGTCCATGTCGGTGACCCCGGCCATGTGGACCACACCGTCGACGCCGGTCTGTTCAAGTCGCTGCGCCTGACACTCCTCAAGCACGACAAGAAGACCGACAGGCCACTGCCCGGCGCGGTCTTCGAACTGTGGCAGGACACCAACGGGGCACCCGGTCCCCAGCGGTACGGCAGAAAGCAGGACAGGTTCGTCAACGACTGCGCCACCTCCTCCACCGGCCGCTGTTCCCTCGGCTCACTGCCGGCCGGCACGTACTACCTGGCGGAGACGGACGCCCCCGACGGCTACCTCCAGCCGAACCGGCCGGTCACCGGCCCGTACGTCCTCACCCCGAAGAACGCCGCACACGGCGACGGGCTGCGCGTGAAGCTCGTCAACGTGCGGGGGGAGCCCTGA
- a CDS encoding helix-turn-helix domain-containing protein encodes MSKRSDAGDTACAYRRTGADPIRDISRLKTLTDREKEVLLLLGTGLGNRQLARELGIAERTVKAHVARIVEKLDQQTRLQVAVLSVLAHELLCTDPRCACGSAAPRQSLVGASLVGASAV; translated from the coding sequence ATGAGCAAGAGGTCTGACGCAGGAGACACGGCTTGCGCCTACCGGCGTACGGGAGCCGATCCGATCCGGGACATCAGCAGGCTCAAGACACTGACGGACCGTGAGAAGGAAGTCCTGCTCCTGCTGGGCACGGGGCTCGGCAACCGGCAGCTCGCCCGAGAGCTCGGGATCGCCGAGCGTACGGTGAAAGCGCATGTCGCGCGCATAGTGGAGAAGTTGGATCAGCAGACGCGGCTGCAGGTCGCTGTGCTCTCCGTCCTCGCCCACGAACTGCTGTGCACGGATCCGCGCTGCGCCTGCGGTTCCGCCGCGCCCAGGCAGTCCCTCGTCGGGGCGTCCCTCGTCGGGGCGTCCGCCGTCTGA
- a CDS encoding DUF3515 family protein, translating to MSRSTQITGLTIGAVALTATAVVTVDMLNKPSFSFAAAPLADDPACTRISGRFPDHLAGLDRADTSTKSAAVWGDGAVVARCGFPESKATDDACAQVDGVDWAWRTSTDNNGREVLFTYGREPSVEVQVTVGKAAPDSVLVGLSPVVKPLKQSKKCLSRSDVPPPSSPAPSNGTSS from the coding sequence ATGTCCCGCAGCACCCAGATCACCGGTCTGACCATCGGCGCCGTCGCCCTCACCGCCACCGCCGTGGTGACGGTGGACATGCTCAACAAGCCGTCCTTCAGCTTCGCCGCCGCCCCGCTGGCCGACGATCCCGCCTGCACCCGGATCAGCGGGCGTTTCCCCGACCATCTGGCCGGGCTGGACCGGGCGGACACCAGCACCAAGAGCGCGGCGGTATGGGGCGACGGAGCTGTCGTCGCCCGCTGCGGCTTCCCCGAGTCCAAAGCCACCGACGACGCATGCGCCCAGGTCGACGGCGTGGACTGGGCATGGCGCACGAGCACGGACAACAACGGCCGGGAAGTGCTGTTCACCTACGGCCGGGAGCCTTCCGTCGAAGTCCAGGTGACGGTCGGCAAGGCGGCACCCGACTCCGTCCTGGTCGGTCTCTCCCCTGTCGTGAAGCCCCTCAAGCAGAGCAAGAAGTGCCTGTCCCGCTCGGACGTCCCGCCACCGTCCAGCCCGGCGCCGAGCAACGGGACGTCATCATGA